One window of Pseudomonas sp. FP198 genomic DNA carries:
- a CDS encoding TatD family hydrolase: MELIDTHTHLDFPDFDADRSALLAESRALGVRKMVLLGVYRDNWQRVWDLVQSDPDLHAALGLHPVYLDQHRGEDLENLRDWLARLAGHRQLCAVGEIGLDYYIETLDRDSQQALFEAQLELAVEFNLPALIHVRRSHAAVIATLKRIRPARTGIIHAFAGSFEEAREYIRLGYKLGLGGAATWPQALRMHRVLPKLPLDAVVLETDSPDMAPAMFPGQRNSPAHLPAICAALAQIMGISPERLAEASTANARQLFNW, translated from the coding sequence ATGGAGCTGATCGACACCCACACCCACCTGGACTTCCCGGATTTCGACGCGGATCGCTCGGCGCTGCTGGCCGAAAGCCGCGCCCTGGGCGTTCGGAAAATGGTCTTGCTGGGGGTATATCGGGACAACTGGCAACGGGTCTGGGACCTCGTGCAAAGCGACCCCGACCTGCATGCCGCGCTGGGCCTGCACCCGGTGTACCTCGATCAGCATCGGGGCGAAGATCTTGAGAACTTACGTGACTGGCTGGCCCGCCTGGCCGGGCATCGGCAGCTGTGTGCGGTGGGGGAAATCGGCCTGGACTACTACATCGAGACCCTGGACCGTGATAGCCAGCAGGCATTGTTCGAGGCGCAACTGGAACTGGCCGTGGAATTCAACCTTCCGGCGCTGATCCATGTGCGCCGCAGCCACGCCGCGGTGATCGCGACCCTGAAGCGTATCCGCCCCGCCCGCACTGGCATCATCCACGCCTTCGCCGGCAGCTTCGAAGAGGCCCGCGAATACATCAGACTCGGTTACAAGCTCGGCCTCGGTGGCGCCGCGACATGGCCGCAGGCTTTGCGCATGCACCGAGTGTTGCCAAAACTGCCGCTGGACGCGGTGGTGCTGGAGACCGATTCACCGGACATGGCCCCGGCGATGTTCCCCGGCCAGCGCAACAGCCCGGCGCATTTGCCGGCGATTTGCGCGGCGTTGGCGCAGATCATGGGGATCAGCCCGGAACGACTGGCCGAAGCCAGCACGGCCAACGCCCGCCAACTGTTCAATTGGTGA
- a CDS encoding methyl-accepting chemotaxis protein — protein MTVNFVARSKDELGELGEVFNGTVAKIHDLIEQVSRTVAEVERQAGQVQAVSAQSNQAVAGQRSQIELVATAMNQMSATAQEVASSAAAAVSSAHSVNDETLSGRGLVESQQSSIARLASEIEQSVQVINQLATDSQAISRVLDVIKSIAEQTNLLALNAAIEAARAGEQGRGFAVVADEVRTLAKRTQQSTEEIEAMISRLHSGVGAAVKAMGSSHEMASGTVGQSERVQQALENILGAVGMIVDQNQQIAAAAEQQTAVAHDIDQNIVEINRAGERTAEGAHQTEDASRELSAQVVQLKQLINAFRV, from the coding sequence ATGACGGTCAATTTCGTGGCTCGCAGCAAGGATGAGTTGGGCGAGCTGGGTGAAGTGTTCAACGGCACCGTGGCGAAGATCCATGACTTGATCGAGCAGGTCAGTCGCACGGTTGCCGAGGTCGAGCGCCAGGCCGGTCAGGTACAAGCCGTGTCTGCCCAGAGCAACCAGGCCGTGGCCGGGCAGCGCAGCCAGATCGAGCTGGTCGCTACGGCGATGAACCAGATGTCGGCCACCGCCCAGGAAGTCGCCAGCAGTGCCGCCGCGGCAGTCAGCAGCGCCCATAGCGTGAACGATGAAACCCTCAGCGGACGCGGCCTGGTTGAGTCACAGCAAAGCAGCATCGCCCGGCTGGCCAGTGAAATCGAACAGTCGGTGCAAGTGATCAATCAACTGGCCACCGACAGCCAGGCCATCAGCCGTGTACTGGATGTGATCAAGAGCATCGCCGAGCAGACCAACCTGCTGGCGCTCAATGCCGCGATCGAAGCGGCCCGGGCCGGCGAGCAAGGGCGTGGATTCGCGGTGGTGGCCGATGAGGTCCGGACCCTCGCCAAGCGAACCCAGCAATCGACCGAGGAAATCGAAGCGATGATCAGCCGGCTGCACAGCGGCGTGGGCGCCGCCGTCAAGGCCATGGGCAGCAGTCATGAGATGGCCAGCGGCACCGTCGGCCAGTCGGAAAGGGTTCAGCAGGCGCTGGAAAATATCCTCGGCGCCGTTGGCATGATCGTCGACCAGAACCAGCAGATCGCCGCTGCCGCAGAGCAACAGACGGCGGTCGCCCATGACATCGACCAGAACATCGTCGAGATCAACCGCGCCGGCGAACGCACCGCCGAAGGCGCGCACCAGACCGAAGACGCCAGCCGTGAGCTGTCCGCGCAAGTGGTGCAGCTCAAGCAGTTGATCAATGCGTTTCGGGTGTGA
- the ampE gene encoding regulatory signaling modulator protein AmpE → MSFLVLLLAVWIEKFSALRQRVQRDGGWLGELNKLEASPRWVNRPWLVLMVMVLLPVALLALLLWVLEPVAYGLLALPVHLLVVIYSLGRGDLLAELGPFRDAWRREDLQAANHVAKRDLNIDADGGEQLLERVQGHLLWQAYQSFFAVIFWYFLLGPVAALSYRLLALAAEHSHNPGVAERAAQLRHAFDWVPVRLLAASFALVGNFVAVSRVMLHELLNWNISAADLINKVGLVAGEIPTPVAGPDGINSLDRLWELLLRAAVLWYAGFALWTVLA, encoded by the coding sequence ATGAGTTTTCTGGTGTTGCTGCTGGCAGTCTGGATCGAGAAATTCTCGGCCCTGCGCCAGCGGGTCCAGCGTGACGGCGGCTGGCTGGGCGAGCTGAACAAGCTCGAAGCGAGCCCGCGCTGGGTCAATCGGCCCTGGCTGGTGCTGATGGTGATGGTGCTGTTGCCGGTGGCGCTGCTGGCGTTGCTGCTATGGGTACTGGAGCCGGTGGCCTATGGTCTGCTGGCACTGCCGGTGCACCTGTTGGTGGTGATCTACAGCCTGGGGCGCGGCGATCTGTTGGCTGAACTCGGGCCGTTTCGCGACGCTTGGCGCCGGGAAGATCTGCAGGCAGCGAATCATGTGGCCAAGCGCGACCTGAACATCGATGCCGATGGCGGCGAGCAGTTGCTGGAACGGGTCCAGGGGCACTTGCTGTGGCAGGCGTACCAGAGTTTTTTTGCTGTCATCTTCTGGTATTTCCTGCTGGGCCCGGTGGCTGCCCTGAGCTATCGATTGCTCGCCCTGGCCGCCGAACACAGCCACAACCCCGGCGTGGCCGAGCGTGCGGCGCAACTGCGCCACGCGTTCGATTGGGTACCGGTGCGATTGCTGGCGGCGAGCTTCGCCCTGGTGGGCAACTTCGTGGCGGTCAGCCGGGTGATGCTGCACGAACTGCTGAACTGGAACATCAGCGCGGCCGACCTGATCAACAAGGTCGGCCTGGTGGCCGGCGAGATCCCGACTCCCGTCGCCGGGCCGGACGGCATCAACAGCCTGGATCGGCTGTGGGAACTGCTGTTGCGCGCGGCGGTACTCTGGTATGCCGGGTTTGCGTTGTGGACGGTGTTGGCCTAG
- the ampD gene encoding 1,6-anhydro-N-acetylmuramyl-L-alanine amidase AmpD has translation MQLDPVSGWCDGVRHCPSPNFNARPEGEISLLVIHNISLPPAQFATGKVQEFFQNRLDVTEHPYFAGIADLRVSAHFLIERDGAVTQFVSCLERAWHAGVSCFEGRETCNDFSIGIELEGTDDLPFTDAQYVALVDLTRQLRAAFTAITVQRICGHSDIAPGRKTDPGLAFDWARYRAALTEGEGQ, from the coding sequence ATGCAGCTGGACCCCGTGAGCGGTTGGTGCGATGGCGTGCGTCATTGCCCTTCGCCCAATTTTAATGCGCGCCCCGAGGGCGAGATCTCCCTGCTGGTGATCCACAACATCAGCTTGCCGCCGGCACAGTTCGCGACCGGCAAGGTACAGGAATTTTTCCAGAATCGTCTGGATGTCACGGAACATCCCTACTTTGCCGGTATTGCCGACCTGCGTGTCTCTGCGCATTTTCTGATCGAACGTGACGGCGCCGTGACCCAGTTTGTCTCTTGTCTGGAGCGTGCGTGGCATGCGGGGGTTTCGTGCTTCGAAGGGCGGGAGACGTGTAACGATTTTTCCATAGGCATCGAGCTTGAAGGCACCGATGATCTGCCGTTCACCGACGCGCAATATGTCGCCTTGGTGGACCTGACCCGGCAGTTGCGCGCGGCGTTTACGGCGATCACGGTGCAGCGCATCTGTGGGCACAGCGACATTGCCCCGGGGCGCAAGACCGATCCGGGACTGGCATTCGACTGGGCGCGCTATCGCGCGGCCCTGACAGAAGGGGAAGGACAATGA
- a CDS encoding DUF1631 domain-containing protein, translating into MHNDGNVVPLHKASTDQASRSPLARLPVILLQVRDKAAQQLRLGLQELFDNADDTLFEMADRARNDVEQNLYFEAMRDLRLKRKSIEREFLEQFFEAFVNLAQYDLTQATLAPVLGAIPAQRNHDDLERRLAVETMVTRVLSRDGLSLDQLTARLGALLSRPLANQHNPLSPALLCENFLQAGRNLGVGIKVKLILLKLFERYVLSECDNLYSEANQLLAATGILPDLKVSPSRRASDRVEEPARPSTAGPARPRVDDVDDSVQEVFAALQKLLVQVRGSVAPTLEPSAPAQPITTRDLLRLLSHLQQYVPAPSVQDDFDLRSQLEQLLTRVSVKSGKSRVVEGADEDVINLIAMMFEFILDDRNLPDSLKALIGRLQIPMLKVAVQDKSFFSRSNHPARRLLNEIAAAAMGWGDCDDHQRDSLYLRIEQVVQRLLNDFVDDPAIFSEVLADFLAFTSDERRRCELLEQRIRDAEEGRAKADLARQRVEGALNQVMLGKVLPQAVVDFVQQAWSQVLLLTGFKHGEHSAEWRADVLTLEQLVWSVQHHEESDAGLRLLAMVPELLKALREGLSRSAFDPFATSEFFSELELLHVQALQRLGQATEAGEPADLPVMVEVAEPIVLRTASQTPAQEPTVRLPADDAGLRQVDQLRLGCWVEFQEDEDNSLRCKLAAIIQATGKFVFVNRTGLKVLEHSRTSLALEFRRGAARLLDDTLLFDRALESVLGNLRQLNRGK; encoded by the coding sequence ATGCACAACGACGGGAATGTAGTGCCTTTGCACAAGGCGTCTACCGATCAGGCGAGTCGCTCGCCGCTCGCCCGCCTGCCTGTGATTCTGCTTCAGGTTCGCGACAAGGCTGCGCAGCAGTTGCGCCTTGGCTTGCAGGAACTGTTCGATAACGCTGACGATACCCTGTTCGAAATGGCCGACCGGGCGCGGAACGATGTCGAGCAGAACCTCTACTTCGAAGCCATGCGAGACCTGCGGCTGAAACGCAAGAGCATCGAACGTGAGTTCCTCGAACAGTTTTTCGAGGCGTTCGTCAATCTCGCCCAATACGATCTGACCCAGGCCACCCTCGCGCCTGTACTAGGCGCCATACCGGCCCAGCGAAACCATGATGACCTCGAACGCCGGCTGGCGGTGGAAACCATGGTCACCCGGGTGCTCAGTCGCGATGGCCTGTCCCTCGATCAGCTCACGGCGCGACTCGGCGCGTTACTGTCGCGGCCCCTGGCGAACCAGCACAACCCCTTGAGCCCGGCCCTGCTGTGTGAGAATTTTCTCCAGGCCGGGCGTAACCTGGGCGTAGGCATCAAGGTCAAGCTGATCCTGCTCAAGCTCTTCGAGCGGTATGTGCTCAGCGAATGCGACAACCTTTATTCCGAGGCCAATCAGCTATTGGCGGCAACCGGGATCTTGCCGGATCTGAAGGTTTCTCCGTCGCGGCGCGCCTCGGATCGTGTCGAGGAGCCTGCTCGGCCCAGCACTGCCGGGCCTGCCAGGCCAAGGGTCGACGATGTCGATGACAGCGTGCAGGAAGTCTTCGCCGCTTTGCAGAAGTTGTTGGTCCAGGTGCGCGGCAGTGTCGCGCCGACCCTTGAGCCCAGTGCACCGGCCCAGCCGATCACGACCCGTGACCTTTTGCGCTTGTTGTCTCATTTGCAGCAATACGTGCCGGCCCCCTCGGTTCAGGATGACTTCGACCTGCGTAGCCAGCTCGAACAGCTGTTGACCCGGGTCAGCGTCAAGAGCGGCAAATCCCGCGTGGTCGAAGGCGCGGACGAAGACGTGATCAACCTGATCGCGATGATGTTCGAATTCATCCTTGATGACCGTAACCTGCCGGATTCCCTCAAGGCCTTGATCGGCCGGCTGCAGATCCCGATGCTCAAGGTCGCGGTGCAGGACAAGAGTTTTTTCAGTCGCAGTAATCATCCGGCGCGCCGGTTGCTCAATGAAATCGCCGCGGCGGCGATGGGTTGGGGTGATTGCGATGATCATCAGCGTGACAGCCTCTACCTGCGCATCGAGCAGGTGGTGCAGCGCCTGTTGAATGACTTCGTCGACGATCCGGCGATATTTTCCGAAGTGCTGGCCGATTTCCTGGCCTTCACCAGCGACGAGCGCCGCCGTTGTGAATTGCTTGAGCAGCGCATCCGTGACGCCGAAGAGGGAAGGGCAAAGGCCGACCTGGCTCGACAGCGGGTCGAAGGGGCGCTGAACCAGGTCATGCTCGGCAAAGTCCTGCCCCAGGCCGTAGTCGATTTCGTGCAGCAGGCCTGGAGCCAGGTGCTGCTGCTGACCGGCTTCAAGCATGGCGAGCATTCAGCCGAATGGCGGGCCGACGTGCTGACCCTCGAACAATTGGTCTGGAGTGTCCAGCATCACGAAGAGTCCGATGCGGGCCTGCGTTTGCTGGCGATGGTGCCGGAGCTGCTCAAGGCCCTGCGCGAGGGGCTGAGTCGCTCGGCGTTCGATCCGTTCGCCACCAGCGAATTCTTCAGCGAGCTGGAACTGCTTCATGTCCAGGCCCTGCAGCGGCTGGGCCAGGCAACGGAGGCTGGCGAGCCGGCGGATCTGCCGGTCATGGTCGAAGTGGCGGAACCCATCGTCCTTCGCACTGCGTCACAGACGCCCGCGCAAGAGCCGACCGTGCGCTTGCCGGCTGATGATGCAGGCCTGCGTCAGGTCGATCAATTGCGCCTGGGATGCTGGGTCGAGTTCCAGGAAGACGAAGACAACAGCCTGCGTTGCAAGCTGGCGGCAATCATCCAGGCCACCGGCAAATTCGTTTTCGTCAACCGCACCGGCCTCAAGGTCCTGGAGCACAGCCGCACCAGCCTGGCCCTGGAATTCCGCCGGGGAGCGGCACGTCTGCTGGACGACACCCTGCTGTTCGACCGGGCACTGGAGTCTGTTCTCGGCAACCTGCGCCAGCTCAATCGCGGCAAGTGA
- the nadC gene encoding carboxylating nicotinate-nucleotide diphosphorylase, translated as MPNLRLADLTAEIEANVRRALLEDIGSGDITAQLIPAERLAKATIITREAAIISGTAWVDAVFRQLDPRVAVHWQVRDGDRASPDQALFHLEGPARSLLTGERSALNFLQMLSGVATRARYLADSVADTQVKLLDTRKTLPGLRLAQKYAVTCGGCHNHRIGLYDAFLIKENHIAACGGIAQAISAAHKIAPGKPVEIEVESLAELKEALAADADIIMLDELSLDDMREAVRLNGGKAKLEASGGINESTLRPIAETGVDYISIGAMTKDVKAVDLSMRLSL; from the coding sequence ATGCCGAATCTACGCCTCGCCGATCTGACCGCCGAAATCGAAGCCAACGTGCGCCGTGCGTTGCTCGAAGACATCGGCAGCGGCGACATCACCGCACAACTGATCCCCGCCGAACGCCTGGCCAAGGCCACCATCATCACCCGCGAAGCCGCGATCATCAGCGGCACGGCCTGGGTCGATGCGGTGTTCCGGCAACTGGATCCCCGCGTCGCGGTGCACTGGCAAGTGCGCGACGGCGACCGGGCGAGTCCCGACCAGGCGCTGTTCCACCTCGAAGGCCCGGCTCGCTCACTGCTGACGGGCGAACGCAGCGCGCTGAACTTCCTGCAGATGCTCTCGGGCGTTGCCACCCGGGCCCGCTACCTGGCGGACTCCGTTGCCGACACCCAGGTCAAGCTGCTGGATACCCGCAAAACCCTGCCCGGGCTGCGCCTGGCCCAGAAGTACGCGGTGACCTGCGGCGGTTGCCATAACCATCGCATCGGCCTTTACGATGCCTTCCTGATCAAGGAAAACCATATCGCCGCCTGCGGTGGCATTGCCCAGGCCATCAGCGCCGCCCACAAGATCGCACCGGGCAAGCCGGTGGAAATCGAAGTGGAAAGCCTGGCGGAATTGAAAGAAGCGCTGGCGGCCGATGCCGACATCATCATGCTCGACGAGCTGAGCCTGGACGACATGCGCGAAGCCGTGCGCCTGAACGGCGGCAAGGCGAAACTGGAAGCCAGCGGCGGCATCAACGAAAGCACGTTGCGCCCGATCGCCGAGACCGGCGTGGACTATATCTCCATCGGTGCGATGACCAAGGACGTAAAAGCCGTGGACCTGTCGATGCGCTTGAGCCTCTGA
- a CDS encoding DUF6388 family protein: MTVKELSQEARHEQALEKYLKETPQLAEEIKDLSADDQKDQIQWAFEDEAEAQGLQPWELTLKYTSTPEEFEVQRLALHKEAAEVLGVEWDEYCEMNNLVV, encoded by the coding sequence ATGACCGTTAAAGAGTTGTCCCAAGAAGCCAGACACGAACAAGCCCTGGAAAAGTACCTCAAAGAAACGCCGCAATTGGCAGAGGAAATCAAGGACTTGTCCGCTGATGATCAGAAAGACCAGATCCAGTGGGCATTCGAGGACGAGGCCGAGGCCCAGGGCCTGCAGCCTTGGGAGCTGACGCTCAAGTACACCAGTACGCCGGAAGAGTTCGAGGTGCAGCGCCTTGCCTTGCACAAGGAAGCGGCCGAGGTGCTGGGTGTGGAATGGGATGAGTACTGCGAGATGAATAATCTGGTGGTCTGA
- the pnp gene encoding polyribonucleotide nucleotidyltransferase encodes MNPVIKKFQFGQSTVTLETGRIARQASGAVLVTVDDDVSVLVTVVGAKQADPGKGFFPLSVHYQEKTYAAGKIPGGFFKREGRPSEKETLTSRLIDRPIRPLFPEGFMNEVQVVCTVVSTSKKTDPDIAAMIGTSAALAISGIPFDGPIGAARVAFHESTGYLLNPTYEQQKASSLDMVVAGTSEAVLMVESEAKELTEDQMLGAVLFAHDEFQVVINAVKELAAEAAKPTWTWAPQPEATELLGAIRAEFGEAISQAYTITIKADRYARLGELRDQVVAKFSGEEGQPSASDVKAAFGEIEYRTVRENIVNGKPRIDGRDTRTVRPLNIEVGVLPKTHGSALFTRGETQALVVATLGTARDAQLLDTLEGEKKDPFMLHYNFPPFSVGECGRMGGAGRREIGHGRLARRSVQAMLPAADVFPYTIRVVSEITESNGSSSMASVCGASLALMDAGVPMKAPVAGIAMGLVKEGEKFAVLTDILGDEDHLGDMDFKVAGTAKGVTALQMDIKIKGITEEIMEIALGQALEARLNILGQMNQIIGQSRTELSENAPTMIAMKIDTDKIRDVIGKGGATIRAICEETKASIDIEDDGSIKIFGETKEAAEAARQRVLGITAEAEIGKIYVGKVERIVDFGAFVNILPGKDGLVHISMLSDARVEKVTDILKEGQEVEVLVLDVDNRGRIKLSIKDVAAAKASGV; translated from the coding sequence GTGAACCCGGTAATCAAAAAATTCCAGTTCGGTCAGTCGACCGTTACCCTCGAGACTGGCCGTATCGCCCGTCAGGCCTCCGGCGCAGTGCTGGTCACCGTTGACGACGACGTCAGCGTATTGGTGACCGTAGTGGGTGCCAAGCAAGCCGATCCAGGCAAGGGCTTCTTCCCTCTGTCTGTGCACTACCAGGAAAAGACCTACGCCGCGGGCAAGATCCCTGGCGGTTTCTTCAAGCGTGAAGGCCGTCCTTCCGAGAAAGAAACCCTGACTTCCCGACTGATCGACCGTCCGATCCGTCCGCTTTTCCCTGAAGGTTTCATGAACGAAGTGCAGGTTGTCTGCACCGTCGTTTCCACCAGCAAGAAGACCGATCCGGACATCGCTGCGATGATCGGTACCTCGGCTGCGCTGGCGATCTCCGGTATTCCTTTCGATGGCCCGATCGGCGCTGCTCGCGTTGCGTTCCACGAAAGCACCGGCTACCTGCTGAACCCGACCTACGAGCAACAGAAGGCATCGAGCCTGGACATGGTCGTGGCCGGTACTTCCGAAGCCGTGCTGATGGTTGAATCCGAAGCCAAGGAACTGACCGAAGACCAGATGCTGGGCGCCGTGCTGTTCGCCCACGACGAGTTCCAGGTGGTCATCAACGCCGTCAAGGAACTGGCCGCCGAAGCCGCCAAGCCAACCTGGACCTGGGCTCCTCAGCCAGAAGCCACCGAGCTGCTGGGCGCGATCCGTGCCGAGTTCGGCGAAGCGATCTCCCAGGCCTACACCATCACCATCAAGGCCGACCGCTATGCGCGTCTGGGCGAGCTGCGTGACCAGGTCGTTGCCAAGTTCTCCGGCGAAGAAGGCCAGCCATCGGCCAGCGACGTCAAGGCGGCTTTCGGTGAAATCGAATACCGCACCGTTCGCGAAAACATCGTCAACGGCAAGCCGCGTATCGACGGTCGCGACACTCGCACCGTGCGTCCGCTGAACATCGAAGTCGGCGTCCTGCCAAAGACCCACGGTTCGGCACTGTTCACCCGTGGTGAAACCCAGGCGCTGGTCGTTGCAACACTGGGCACCGCCCGTGACGCGCAACTGCTCGACACCCTGGAAGGCGAAAAGAAAGACCCGTTCATGCTGCACTACAACTTCCCTCCGTTTTCGGTGGGCGAGTGTGGTCGCATGGGTGGCGCCGGTCGTCGCGAAATCGGTCACGGCCGTCTGGCCCGTCGTTCGGTCCAGGCCATGCTGCCGGCCGCTGACGTGTTCCCGTACACCATTCGCGTGGTATCGGAAATCACCGAGTCCAACGGTTCGAGCTCGATGGCTTCGGTCTGCGGCGCTTCCCTGGCCCTGATGGACGCTGGTGTGCCGATGAAGGCGCCGGTGGCCGGTATCGCCATGGGCCTGGTCAAGGAAGGCGAGAAATTCGCCGTCCTGACCGACATCCTGGGTGACGAAGACCACCTGGGCGACATGGACTTCAAAGTGGCCGGTACCGCCAAGGGCGTCACCGCACTGCAGATGGACATCAAGATCAAGGGCATCACCGAAGAGATCATGGAAATCGCCCTGGGCCAAGCCCTGGAAGCGCGCCTGAACATCCTCGGCCAGATGAACCAGATCATCGGTCAGTCCCGTACCGAACTGTCGGAAAATGCTCCGACCATGATCGCGATGAAAATCGACACCGACAAAATCCGTGATGTCATCGGTAAAGGCGGCGCGACCATCCGTGCGATCTGTGAAGAAACCAAGGCTTCGATCGACATCGAAGACGACGGTTCGATCAAGATCTTCGGCGAAACCAAGGAAGCGGCAGAAGCAGCACGCCAGCGCGTCCTGGGCATCACCGCAGAGGCCGAGATCGGCAAGATCTACGTCGGCAAGGTTGAACGCATCGTCGACTTCGGCGCGTTCGTCAACATCCTGCCGGGCAAGGACGGTCTGGTTCACATCTCCATGCTGAGCGATGCTCGCGTCGAGAAAGTGACTGACATCCTGAAAGAAGGCCAGGAAGTGGAAGTGCTGGTACTGGACGTGGACAACCGCGGCCGTATCAAGCTGTCCATCAAGGACGTTGCAGCAGCCAAGGCATCGGGCGTTTAA
- the rpsO gene encoding 30S ribosomal protein S15: MALSVEEKAQIVTDYQQAVGDTGSPEVQVALLTANINKLQGHFKANGKDHHSRRGLIRMVNQRRKLLDYLKGKDVNRYSTLIGRLGLRR, from the coding sequence ATGGCACTCAGCGTTGAAGAAAAAGCTCAGATCGTGACCGACTACCAGCAAGCTGTTGGTGATACTGGTTCGCCAGAAGTGCAAGTTGCACTGCTGACCGCCAACATCAACAAACTGCAAGGTCACTTCAAGGCCAACGGTAAAGATCACCACTCCCGTCGTGGTCTGATCCGCATGGTAAACCAGCGTCGCAAGCTGCTGGATTACCTCAAGGGCAAGGACGTTAATCGTTACAGCACCTTGATCGGTCGCCTGGGTCTGCGTCGCTAA
- the truB gene encoding tRNA pseudouridine(55) synthase TruB, with the protein MAQVKRIRRNVSGIILLDKPLGFTSNAALQKVRWLLNAEKAGHTGSLDPLATGVLPLCFGEATKFSQYLLDSDKGYETLAQLGKTTTTADAEGEVLLERPVTVGQADVEAVLPKFRGQISQIPPMYSALKRDGQPLYKLARAGEVVEREPRSVTIARLELLAFDGNTARLAVDCSKGTYIRTLVEDIGEQLGCGAYVAELRRTQAGPFTLAQTVTLEELEAVHAEGGNEAVDRFLMPSDSGLLDWPLLQFSEHSAFYWLNGQPVRAPDAPKFGMVRVQDHNGRFIGIGEVSEDGRIAPRRLIRSE; encoded by the coding sequence GTGGCTCAGGTCAAACGTATCCGTCGTAACGTCAGCGGCATCATCCTGCTCGACAAACCGTTGGGATTTACCTCCAACGCGGCGTTGCAGAAGGTTCGCTGGCTGCTCAATGCTGAAAAGGCCGGGCACACCGGCAGCCTCGATCCACTGGCTACCGGCGTGCTGCCGCTGTGCTTTGGCGAGGCGACCAAGTTCTCCCAATACCTGCTCGATTCCGACAAGGGTTATGAAACCCTGGCGCAACTGGGCAAGACCACCACCACGGCGGACGCCGAAGGTGAAGTTTTGCTGGAGCGCCCGGTGACCGTTGGTCAGGCGGATGTCGAAGCGGTGTTGCCGAAATTTCGTGGGCAAATCAGTCAGATACCGCCGATGTACTCTGCGCTCAAGCGTGATGGGCAGCCGTTGTACAAACTGGCCCGTGCAGGCGAAGTAGTGGAGCGCGAACCGCGTTCTGTTACTATTGCGCGCTTGGAATTGCTGGCCTTTGACGGTAATACTGCACGGCTCGCCGTGGATTGCAGCAAAGGCACCTATATCCGTACCCTGGTGGAGGATATCGGCGAGCAGCTCGGCTGTGGCGCGTACGTGGCGGAATTGCGACGGACCCAGGCCGGGCCTTTCACCCTGGCCCAGACGGTCACGCTGGAAGAGCTCGAAGCGGTACACGCCGAAGGCGGCAACGAAGCGGTCGACCGTTTCCTCATGCCTTCGGACAGCGGCTTGCTCGATTGGCCGCTGCTGCAGTTCTCCGAACACAGTGCGTTCTACTGGCTCAATGGCCAGCCGGTGCGCGCTCCGGATGCGCCGAAGTTCGGCATGGTCCGGGTGCAGGATCACAATGGTCGCTTCATCGGTATCGGTGAAGTGAGCGAAGACGGGCGCATCGCGCCGCGTCGATTGATTCGGTCGGAATGA
- the rbfA gene encoding 30S ribosome-binding factor RbfA has product MAKEYSRTQRIGDQMQRELAQLIRREVKDPRVGLVTITAVEVSRDVGHAKIFITVMGQDSAEEIAQSIKVLNSAAGFLRMQLAREMKLRSVPQLHFHYDESVVRGAHLSALIERAVAEDSQHPAAAEPEDTKE; this is encoded by the coding sequence ATGGCAAAAGAATATAGCCGTACCCAACGAATCGGCGATCAGATGCAGCGCGAGCTGGCCCAACTGATCCGTCGCGAAGTCAAAGACCCGCGTGTCGGCCTGGTGACCATCACCGCTGTTGAAGTCAGCCGTGACGTCGGTCACGCCAAGATCTTCATCACGGTGATGGGACAGGACAGCGCCGAAGAAATAGCCCAGAGCATCAAGGTGCTCAACTCGGCGGCCGGTTTCCTGCGCATGCAACTGGCGCGGGAAATGAAGCTGCGCAGCGTTCCACAGCTGCACTTCCACTACGACGAAAGCGTCGTGCGGGGTGCGCATCTGTCGGCGCTGATCGAGCGTGCCGTGGCTGAAGACAGTCAGCATCCGGCTGCCGCTGAACCCGAAGACACCAAGGAGTAA